Proteins encoded together in one Coffea arabica cultivar ET-39 chromosome 2c, Coffea Arabica ET-39 HiFi, whole genome shotgun sequence window:
- the LOC113726437 gene encoding thioredoxin M3, chloroplastic-like isoform X2, whose product MNSMAVTGRSWDKLILNSDVPVLVEFYASWCGPCRMVHRVIDEIAMDYTGRLKCFVLNADDDLEIAEDYEIKAVPVVLLFKNGEKRESVIGTMPKEFYVAAIERVLAT is encoded by the exons ATGAATT CTATGGCGGTCACTGGTAGGTCGTGGGACAAACTGATCTTAAACAGTGATGTACCAGTTCTTGTTGAGTTCTATGCCAGTTGGTGCGGGCCTTGTCGGATGGTGCACCGGGTGATTGATGAGATTGCAATGGACTATACTGGCAGATTGAAATGCTTTGTGCTCAATGCGGATGATGACTTGGAAATTGCTGAGGACTATGAGATTAAGGCTGTGCCAGTGGTCTTGTTGTTTAAGAATGGTGAGAAACGTGAATCTGTCATCGGTACCATGCCCAAGGAGTTCTATGTGGCTGCAATTGAAAGGGTGCTAGCTACATAG